A region of the Apteryx mantelli isolate bAptMan1 chromosome 34, bAptMan1.hap1, whole genome shotgun sequence genome:
AGCCTTAGTCACCCTGTTTGCCCTACTGGCTTGCTCTGGTGACCCTGGGAAAGGGACCTCAGCCCATGCTCACAGCGTGCccacaaggaggagctgctaATGAAGCACGAATTCACATCCATCTTTCCCAATTGAAAGAGACTtagaggaagattagagaggcATCCTTCTCTCTGGCTCAAGTATCTCCATACCATGGACCAAGGAGGAGATTTTGACCCAGGAAATAAAAGATCAGACCTTTGCCTCTAGAATTATATTCTTTATCAGATGGAAGTTACTTGTGTTGCAGCAACTAGTCAAGTTGCAATCTGGTCATCCAGTTTAATTTTAGCCTGGGTCAGTTTGCTCTGCAACCTCAtccttaattttcagttttcatctctCTAAGTCTCCTGTGAACTTGGGGATGGATGTTTCAATAACATTCATGCAGGTTCTCTGAAGATTCAGGCATAAGGCCTATTTCCCTTTGGGCTGCCTTCCAGGATCACATGTGCTTaggattttttcttcctttcctttctttttccttgattACATCCAAGTTTCTCAAACATGGGTCTGCAGCTGTGGAATAGGGGGGCCCACTGAAGGATGGACTCCACGCCGCCAGATCTAACCCAAGACCTGAGTTTTGGGCATTTTACCCACCTGGAGTTAGGATAGTGAACCTATGATAGGTCCCATTCTCTGATGTCCCAGAGATGGTTAGGGAGGGACTGTAACCCTACCTGTGTAGGAGCATAAAGTCCATGTTTTGTGCTGGTCATAGTTGCTCGTTGTAGCACACCAGAATTTTCCAGGCAGCCTCTCACTCTGGATGCAGGAATGGTGCAACTTCTCCATGTAAATAAATGGGAACACACATTTTGACTCTGTGTTATTCCAGGATACATCTGCAAAACAGTACCAGAATTGACCAGGGTAATTCACAGATGAACGTAAATTAGGGACCTTCCCCCAAATCTCCTGCCTAGTCCCCTGTGTGTACAAACTGCTCAGAAAAACACCAGATCTTTAACTGCATAGATCCAGTGTAACAACCCAAGCTGTTCCAGGGGTTAATGcccattatttaaaaagaaaaaacaggttaCCCCTCCAGCCCCAGTATGACTCTGTTTAGCTCCAACATTTAATGATCTAAAGCTTCCCTATCTATGTGCAGATTCTTGCAGAGTGGGAGTGAAGCACAACTTTTATCCTTCACATAACTtctaatcattttctttttcatagggTTACTGTCTTTCCCTCACCTGCATCACTCCTTTTTTCCTACTGAATTCTGACTGATGTACACCAGCTGTTACTTGACACTTATATTTTTAGTCTGTTTCTTActgggaggagagcagaggaagggagATATTTACAGGTTTCAGGGCAATAGCTCCACAGTTTATCTTGATCATAATCGCCTGTTGTAGCACACCACAGATTCCCAGTGCTGTCGTTTGTTTTGATGCAGCtataaaatagctttttcttgtagatgaaaggaaaaacacagtTTTCACCATTGGAATTTCCTCCGTACTCTAGAaatagaaagaagaggaagaagagtgtAAGCTTGAGAATGAATAgaagtactgaaaaaaaaaatctttttgcttcATATTTTCTTGAGTAGTAAGTTTTCACAGTTCTGTTTTTTTGCATCATTTCTCTAAATTCAGGTCAAAAGTCTTGGCCACCTCAAGTCTTTTCAGTGGATGACCTCAGCAATAAAAATGGGTGATAATTAACCAGACAGAAGGAATGCATGTATTTTATCTTATTATCTTAGAATTGTCATGGGAAATGACAAACGATATTTGGAGATGTCCCTTGGCTTTGAGAAGACACGAGTGGTGTGGCATGCAAAATCAGGATAGGTATGTAGCAAATGAAGTGAGACTGACTATTTACTGTCTCTTCTAGAATGAAAACCAGTGACCAGTGAAGGAAACTTGGAGCAACAAGGCTGAAAATATCAAAGAGGTGTTTCTCTGTACATCATGCAATATATCTGTGGAGCTCCTTGACAAAGGATGTTCTAGACGAAATAAATATTCATGGATTTTGCGAGGAACTGGGAAAGTACTTGGAAGAGAATACCTCTGGGGATGTCATTAAACAGGCCAAATCTTTCAGCAGAAATTGTTAAAAGAATACATATTAGCCCATCTAAATCGAATTCAATTCTCTTGTAGCCTCCTTCCATACAAGGCTTTAGGTTCAGTCCTATGTCCTTCTGTACTCTCCCAAGAAGCACGATTCAGACTCCTACATAGCTTCCCAGGCATGGGCTGGATCCTGAACTCACCTGCCAACCCTGCACTGTGCCCACCTTTAAAAGCCTCTGTGATGTTGCCAGGCTCACCTCATATGTTGGATACATTACTGGTTGTTATCGGGACATTCTGAGGCAAGACAGGCTGTGATGAGAATAGCAGAGACATAATGAAATGCTGCAGTTCCCACAGTGAATTCCTGGTATGTCAGATGGAATGGGCTAATGTGAATAAATACTCATATGGTGGGATTTAAATCACTTGGCTTTAGAGGTCTACAATGAAGACAGCCCTAAAAAGCCTTTGGAGAGAAATTCCTCTCATTTGAAAGTCGATGTTTAACCCAGGTGAGGTGCTTCCCACCCAGAGATGCCTGCTTTCCTCTGCTATCTATGAGAACAGTCTAGATGTCTAACCTGAAATTATGTGAGATAAATCCAACCCTTAGTGCCAATGAGCAGTTGTTTCCAGCACAGAGTTATTCAGTTTCTCCCCTTTTCATCTTATTTTATTGTCTGCTGAGTTAGAGCACTTTCCTCTAATCCAACTGTACAAAGACAGGGATAAACTGCCATTGTTGTAGATAAGCTGAAAGGACCAAAACTGCTTGCTAAAAGGCAAGGCCAAACCCGGATTCCTTTTCATGGCTGTTTCTAGGATCTTTCTGGCTTGCCAGTATCAGAGCTGAGCACATAGTTCCCATAAGGACCTCCACAACCAAGACAAGGAATAAAAGCATCCCTGGAGAACAGGATCTTCTCTAGCTGTGTAGTCTCAGACCTATTTCCATGCCAGAGTATCCTGGTGCTCACTTTACCATCGTTTGTCTGTAAGTACTGAGTCATTCTTCAAACACCAGAAATGACCTGGGTGGAGTCAATTCCCTCTAGTGCTCATAGCAAAGCCCACCCACTCCCTCCCCAAATGACCAGAACCCTGCACCCTTCTGCCCTCCTTGCATCTCATGACAGAGGCCAAGAGCACCCCGAGGATGCTCTTTTCTCACATCCCTTACCTGTCGTGGAACAGTAGTGCCACTGGTTGTTGTAGTTGCTGGTGGAGGAGCACCAGTACTTCCCATCTTGCGAGTCAGTGTCTGTGCAGCCATGGTATAGCTTGTCTTTGTATTTGAATGGGAACGCACAAGGGAGGTTCCCACTGTTCGTACCAGACACTAGTTGGGGGAAGGTTGAGATGGAAGAGAAGGTTTGATTGAGTGGAAACAGGAGAATGGGCTTTGCCCTTCAGTTTGTCTCAGGGAATGTTTCTGACCATTCCCAGTTGGGGCTGTGAGTTTTGCTTTTGCCCTTTTTAACACCTCCTATTAATCCCCGCTGCCTATGGGCAGTGTCCAGTCCCCAATGTCCATTTGAACACTCAGCATCCTCCATGCTCAGGCAGCTAGGCACCAAGCCTGGAACTGAGGGACTgcatttttcctattttcattAGAACTTTCTAAATTTGTCAGCCCCATCACATGGGGCTGAGAATAGTCTTGGAAAAGGGGGCAGATTCTGAAAATTAATGTTAAAcatttttccttccagttttgaGATATTAAACAGCACCTCCCTGCGCAGCTAATCAAGATAACAATTGGGGAAATCATGAAACTGCTTTTGAATATTTTCTCCTATCCCTTCATGCATGTTCAAGATTTTTAAGATGTGTAAAGCCAGTTCTGTTCCcttctttgcttcctttttccttcccttcagtACAAAATTTGCATCTTACACCTACTTTTCTCTGTTGTCTTAGGCACTGCTGCTGGAGATGAGGAGGGCTGGTAGTCCAGTGGAATGAGTTTAGAACACCTGAGTGTCCAGAGATGCCCCTGCTTGCTTTATTGCCTCCTTTGCCTGCCTCCATCTTTAAAGAGCAGTGGTGGGGGAGAGGCCAGGGTGGGAAACAGTAAAAGATTTTGGGGAGGAAGgtttccttttctcatttcaaGAACAGCCCCGTGACCATCCTGAGAGGCAAATGGCCTGGTAAAGGTTTCCTCTGCTGGATGTCCTCTTACTGCCCCCTAAGTCCTACATATCCCCACAGTCTGTCTGGAGATTACCAGTGAAAACCTTGCCTTAGCTACTGGTCCTGATCTTGCCAGATCCCTGGGTGAATTTTCCCTTCACAATGCCCCAGTGATGAACCGGAGTGAAGGAGCTGTGCTGTCCCATTTGTGGCACTTTAACTGTCTCAGCTCTACTGTGAACTCTGGTGTTGCTCTGTCCTGCCTCTGTGGCAAATATAGCTGTGATTTGCTGAGCTCTGTAACTCCACACATCCTTACCAGAAGCCTGGCAGTATGTCCATTTCGGATCCTGCTCATAATTGCTGCTCAAAGAGCACCACGGAAGCCCTTTGAACACGCCATCAGTTGTGCAGGAGGTGTAGGTCTGACCCTTGTAGGTGAATGGAAAGATGCAGGGTCCTGTTGGGTTTGAGCTCAGCACTAGGAGCCAGATAGAAAAATGTCAGTGCTACAGATATTCAGCAATGGTCAGGACAGGGAAGTTGTGCAAAGGACATTGCACTCACTGATGTCAGCACAGTAGCTCCAGCGTCGGTCACGATCATAGCTGTCTGTGGTGGCACACCAGAGTTGCCCATCCTCCATGTCCTCATTAGTGCAAGTGTAAAATGTCCGGTTCTTGTatataaaagggaaaaagcagggctggccACCCGAGCTGCCCCCATGCTCTGCGGGGAGAGAAGAGGACACAGTAAGGACAGTGCTTGGAGTCGCACAGAATTTTTTCTGGAGAACACTCTCCCTGGAGAGCTGGCACCTTCAAGAGAAGGTAAAAGAGCTGTGGGTATGCTGCCCTAAATACATAGATGCAGCCTCAAATACATTTCCAGTAATTTGGATGTCTAAAGCCCTCTAGACTGGCTCGAGCACCTCTGAAGAAAGACCTGAACCTCATCTCATGCTAAAGGAGGTCTCCAAGAATTGTTCTGTGAAGCTTTCTGCTTCCCATGGATGGTACAGGAACAAGGTGACTTGCTTAGACCAGACTTGTAAATCTTCCACGCCTGGAGGCCAAGCAGGGTGTGTGCAGCCTGGGGTGAATTTGGGGTGCCTCTGCTGGTTCCTTTCACTTCTGCTCTCAAGCCAATGGCCCCAAACAAACCCCACATCCAGCACAAGGACATTTCATTATCTGCCTTACTGAGACCTTAGTGACGCATGTGAGCTAACTGACTGTTCCACCATGTATGTATAGATGGCCAGAGCCACTCCTTGCCTGAGAAGGCCAAGCCTGAATTAGACAAAGGAAGATGGAAGTTTGGAGAAGGTGAAGGTGTTGGTCAAAGCAAGACTTTTCATGGGATCCCTGCACAGTTCCCAGGGACAAGCATTTGGCTGATGCATTATGTGTCTTGTTCCTAGTGCTAAGTTCAAACCCAACAGGCCCCTGCATCTTCTTATTCATCTATTAAGATCTGACCTATACCTCCTGCACAACTGATTGGGAGTTCTGGTGCTCCCCGAGCAACAAGTATGAGTGGGATCCCAAATGAACATACTGCAAGGCTCCTGGTAACAGTGTGACTATTTATAGCCTTCAGGACCAAGGTCCTTTTACAAGCTGTACTGGAAATAAAGTGATGAATTGTGAGcaagtaagagagagagaaagtggaaTGTGACTAAACTGAATTTCTCAAGGGCTAAAGAGCTAGGGTGAGTTCATCTGCCTGAAAAGTTGAGATCTGGATATTCAGCTGACTTGAGAGGCAGACACTTCCCAAATCACATCCTAAGGTGGGACTCCAACCTCACTCTAGCCTCATTGCATAATCCTAGGCAGACCCAAGCATTCAGATGGTTATTAAGAAGAGGTAAGATCCAGGCAGAGAAGAGGAGTTAAGCGCAATAAAAGTGGGGGCAGCCCATTCCCACACACCCCTACTCTGGGCCCATGTATCATAACCCAGAGGGACAGGCACTTGGACAAAGTAGCCATGGTCTGTATGACTACAGATACCTGCATTTATAAGAGATCAGTCATTCCCTGGAAGCACCTGCTTTTCCCACTGATTATAAAGGAAGATACTAAAACAGATGTAGATGTCTAAAGCTGAGTGAGAAAAATCCTGACTATAAACCTCCCTAAACTGGCCAACACTTGCCAAAGGGTGGTTTCTTTGCTGCATGAGGTTGTTTGCAAGGCATGGCCTTCTATCCCCGCCATGGCAGCTCTGAAAAGCCAGGAGAGGTACCCATGGGGCAGGGCCTGGCACTCACCTTGCAAGGTACAATACTTCCATTTACCATCCAGGTTGTAATTGCTGGTCGTGGCACACCAGGGAGTTCCTTTGCTGCTCCCATCCTTGGTGCAGAAGGAGTAGATTCTCTCCTCATAGATGAAGGGGAAGACACAGGGAATGGGATCACCACCTTGGAATGAAACAGGGACAGATGAAGTACCAGACCCCTAGTAAGAAATAACTTAGGGTGAAGGAAGAGTGCACCAGCTACACTGAAGGAAAAAGCTCTTCTGCAGATCATGAAGGTAGCAAAGTAGATCCTTCTGTGGGACACAGCTTGACACAGAAAATGGTGACAAACTGCGAGGAACTCAGAATTTAAAGAGTTTTCAGCTTGTGTAGATAAGAAGCAATGCCTCTTAACTCTTTCATATGGGGAGAGACTTGGTCAATACACCAGTTTAGATTGTTTTTCATCAGTTATAATGAGGTTCAACtatgttaaatttatttttttccaaaatatgtctctcttttaaaaagaaaaaatacctcaTTAAGATACATAAAAATACAACAGCTTTGGTCTTCCCCCTCTCCTGACTTTCTCTTACCATGACTGACTCTTCATCTTGCTCCTAGCAGAATCCACCCGAGAGACCTCACAGGTATCTTGTGGATGGTCCTCCTTGCTCTGCTTGTACTGATCACCACCTGCAACCAAACTCTTcttgcagagaaagaaagaaataccacCAAAATGTCTTCTGCACCCAGATCTGCCTAAGTGCATCCTTCCTAGTCCAGGTACCCTAGTGCAGATGCGCAGCCTGAAAAGGGGCGATGTTAAGGAATTACCTGTGTCAGCCAAGCACAGGGGCAGAGCAAGTGCTCcccagagaaggaaaataaacctCAGCAGCATATTCCGTATGTCCTTTGGaactgctttctgctgcagctgccaCCCTGAAGGTACCCTTTGGCATCTGTCTGCAGCCATATTTATTCACTGGCAGCGAAGTAGGAAGCCCAGGGGAGGGacaaattttcttttccctgcccCTAAGCTAGGAGTGATTTTGATTAATTTCCTTGCCCAACAGCTTTGGAGAAGATTAGGACCAGGGAATcaaaaggagaggcagaggggaccATAGCTCAGCTAGAGTGAATCAGCAAGgattccaaaatattttcatactCAACTTAACTGAGAAATGGGGGAAGCTGGGGCA
Encoded here:
- the LOC106482039 gene encoding epididymal sperm-binding protein 1-like, with the protein product MDILPGFWAKPILLFPLNQTFSSISTFPQLVSGTNSGNLPCAFPFKYKDKLYHGCTDTDSQDGKYWCSSTSNYNNQWHYCSTTEYGGNSNGENCVFPFIYKKKLFYSCIKTNDSTGNLWCATTGDYDQDKLWSYCPETYVSWNNTESKCVFPFIYMEKLHHSCIQSERLPGKFWCATTSNYDQHKTWTLCSYTAPSHSSEKPCVFPFTYEGQQFSECTSLNESNGKLWCSTTDNYNRDRKWSFCPV